In a single window of the Nicotiana tomentosiformis chromosome 8, ASM39032v3, whole genome shotgun sequence genome:
- the LOC104107919 gene encoding wax ester synthase/diacylglycerol acyltransferase 11-like gives MESPVTGLRCRTTGPSFLKPIDTKRKAIEEYDMVPVETEPLSPTARLFHDPNFNVHVVAIMATKTRISPHPVKEKLEHTLLKHPRFTSLLVVDENNSAGMKWVQTKVDLEQHVIVLEVDEGQLTESSEKFVEDYIYNLSKTNLDKSKPLWDLHIINVKTGDAESVALLRVHHSLGDGTSLISLLLACTRQTADHLKLPTIPTKKRRPTPSGYSEKERSFKLWQYLGKFWLFINMILNTMVDLLMFIATVIFFKDTKTPMAAPPNSASNGRRIVHRIINLDDLKLVKNAMNVTINDVALGITQAGLSKYLNRRYAVGKEDKGATERNNNLPKDIRLRSCLIINLRPSAGIEDLADMTEKGTKQKGGWGNWFGYVLLPFKIALRDDPLDYVKEAKATVDRKKRTFEALFTLMLAELLVKIFGAKVATLVTVRAFSHTTVCFTNLVGPQEEIGFCGNPITYLAPGSYGQPSALMINIQSYINKMIIVVSVDESAIPDPQQLLDDFETSFNLIRDAVIERGLVKNLK, from the exons ATGGAGTCACCAGTCACAGGATTAAGATGCAGAACAACAGGACCATCATTTCTAAAGCCAATAGATACAAAGAGGAAAGCCATTGAAGAGTACGATATGGTGCCTGTGGAAACAGAACCATTGAGTCCAACTGCTCGTTTGTTTCACGATCCAAATTTTAATGTCCATGTCGTTGCTATTATGGCCACAAAAACTCGGATTTCACCACATCCTGTGAAGGAGAAGTTGGAGCATACTTTGCTTAAGCATCCTCGTTTCACTAGCTTGCTG GTTGTGGATGAAAATAATTCAGCAGGCATGAAATGGGTGCAAACAAAAGTTGATTTGGAGCAACATGTTATAGTACTAGAAGTGGACGAAGGTCAACTGACCGAATCATCAGAAAAGTTCGTGGAGGATTATATTTACAACCTTAGCAAAACCAACCTTGACAAATCGAAGCCACTTTGGGACCTTCACATTATCAATGTCAAAACTGGCGATGCAGAGTCCGTAGCATTACTCCGAGTTCACCATTCTCTTGGTGATGGCACCTCTCTTATTTCTCTTTTACTCGCGTGTACTCGCCAAACTGCTGATCATCTCAAGCTTCCTACTATTCCAACCAAGAAACGGAGGCCTACTCCTTCAG GTTATTCAGAAAAGGAAAGGTCGTTCAAGTTATGGCAGTATTTGGGAAAATTTTGGCTTTTCATCAACATGATACTCAATACTATGGTGGATCTTTTGATGTTCATAGCCACAGTCATCTTTTTTAAGGATACAAAAACTCCAATGGCGGCTCCGCCTAATTCTGCGTCTAACGGGAGACGAATAGTTCACAGGATAATCAATTTGGATGATTTGAAGTTGGTGAAAAATGCTATGAATGTG ACTATAAATGATGTTGCCCTGGGAATAACACAAGCTGGTTTATCTAAATATCTCAACAGGAGATATG CCGTTGGTAAGGAAGATAAGGGAGCCACTGAGAGAAACAACAATCTTCCCAAGGACATTCGACTACGATCATGTCTTATTATAAACCTAAGACCCTCTGCAGGAATTGAA GATTTAGCTGATATGACGGAGAAGGGCACAAAACAAAAGGGAGGTTGGGGAAATTGGTTTGGTTATGTGCTCTTACCTTTCAAGATTGCATTGCGTGATGATCCTTTAGATTATGTTAAAGAAGCAAAGGCAACAGTAGATCGCAAAAAACGCACATTTGAAGCTTTGTTCACTCTGATGTTAGCTGAATTACTAGTCAAGATATTTGGTGCCAAG GTAGCTACACTAGTAACTGTGAGAGCATTCTCACATACAACAGTATGCTTCACCAACTTGGTTGGACCACAGGAAGAAATTGGGTTCTGTGGCAATCCCATTACTTATCTGGCTCCAGGTTCTTATGGGCAGCCAAGT GCACTGATGATCAATATCCAAAGCTATATCAATAAGATGATCATCGTCGTATCTGTTGACGAAAGTGCTATTCCTGATCCACAACAGCTGCTTGATGATTTCGAAACTTCTTTTAACCTCATAAGAGATGCTGTGATTGAAAGAGGGCTTGTCAAGAATCTGAAATGA